From Rhodovastum atsumiense, a single genomic window includes:
- the mreC gene encoding rod shape-determining protein MreC, producing MIRLSIPVRQALSKLTLPVLIAAAFGLMLLGKADTVMAERLRTMLADALVPIWGVLAEPVSRVRDAAEDARHLLTLVRDNARLREENEQLRKWQAIALALDAENATLKANLHWIPDPAPSFVTARVVADAGGVYARAVLLSTGPKHGITKGQIALDDRGLVGRVTEAGTRSVRVLLITDMNSRVPVTLESSRSRAMLAGTNGPRPRLMYWPENTPPVEGERVVTSAEAGAFPAGLPVGIVRLSAQGVPEVEPAARLERLEIVRLFDYDLHGVLPPEVVAPRAAERKR from the coding sequence TTGATCCGGCTCTCGATCCCCGTGCGGCAGGCGCTTTCGAAGCTGACCCTGCCGGTGCTGATCGCGGCGGCGTTCGGCCTGATGCTGCTGGGCAAAGCGGATACCGTGATGGCCGAGCGCCTGCGCACGATGCTGGCCGACGCGCTGGTGCCGATCTGGGGCGTGCTGGCCGAGCCGGTCAGCCGCGTGCGTGACGCCGCCGAGGACGCACGGCACCTGCTGACCCTGGTGCGCGATAACGCCCGGTTGCGCGAGGAAAACGAACAACTGCGCAAATGGCAGGCGATCGCGCTGGCCCTGGACGCCGAGAACGCGACGCTGAAGGCCAACCTGCACTGGATCCCCGATCCCGCGCCCAGTTTCGTCACCGCGCGCGTGGTGGCCGATGCTGGGGGGGTCTATGCCCGTGCGGTGCTGCTCTCGACCGGGCCGAAACATGGCATCACCAAGGGGCAAATCGCCCTGGATGACCGCGGCCTGGTCGGACGCGTCACCGAGGCCGGCACCCGCAGCGTCCGCGTACTGCTGATCACCGACATGAACAGCCGCGTCCCCGTGACCCTGGAAAGCAGCCGCAGCCGCGCCATGCTGGCCGGCACCAACGGCCCACGGCCCCGCCTGATGTACTGGCCCGAGAACACCCCCCCGGTGGAGGGCGAGCGCGTGGTCACCAGCGCCGAGGCCGGCGCCTTCCCCGCCGGCCTGCCGGTGGGCATCGTCCGCCTCAGCGCCCAGGGCGTGCCCGAAGTCGAGCCCGCGGCCCGGCTCGAGCGGCTGGAGATCGTGCGCCTGTTCGACTACGATCTGCATGGGGTACTGCCGCCCGAAGTGGTCGCCCCCCGCGCGGCCGAGCGAAAGCGCTGA
- the rodA gene encoding rod shape-determining protein RodA: protein MSVFERRLIRETSFGLTGKLWRIPWLYVLLLCTLAGVGYVALYSAAGGSSEPYAAKHILRFAFGLGLMLSIALVDIRFIARLSWLAYAGGVLLLVLVLHMGHVGKGAQRWIEIGGMQWQPSELMKIALVMALASWFHKASWERMGNPLFLIPPAIALAVPVVLILKEPNLGTAVITAVVGGTVFLGAGLRWWKVGLGVAGVAAAAPIAYNHLHDYQRARITTFLNPENDPLGAGYNIIQSKIALGSGGMWGKGYLQGTQGHLNFLPEKQTDFIFTMIAEEFGLVGGVAVLVLLGLIILGGMAMALRCRHQYGRLVALGISMNFFMYVFVNIAMVMGAIPVGGVPLPLVSHGGSAMITVMAGFGLLLSVHVHRDVEFGEGRDEV from the coding sequence GTGAGCGTGTTCGAGCGGCGGCTGATCCGCGAGACCTCGTTCGGACTGACCGGCAAGCTGTGGCGCATTCCCTGGCTCTATGTGCTGCTGCTCTGCACGCTCGCCGGGGTCGGCTATGTCGCGCTCTATTCGGCCGCGGGCGGATCGTCCGAGCCCTATGCCGCGAAGCACATCCTGCGCTTCGCCTTCGGGCTGGGGCTGATGCTGTCGATCGCGCTGGTGGATATCCGCTTCATCGCCCGGCTGTCCTGGCTCGCCTATGCCGGCGGCGTCCTGCTGCTGGTGCTGGTGCTGCACATGGGCCATGTCGGCAAGGGGGCGCAGCGCTGGATCGAGATCGGCGGGATGCAGTGGCAGCCCTCGGAACTGATGAAGATCGCGCTGGTGATGGCGCTGGCTTCCTGGTTCCACAAGGCATCCTGGGAACGGATGGGCAATCCGCTGTTCCTGATCCCGCCGGCGATCGCGCTGGCGGTGCCGGTGGTGCTGATCCTCAAGGAACCGAATCTCGGCACCGCGGTGATCACCGCCGTGGTCGGAGGGACGGTGTTCCTGGGGGCGGGGCTGCGCTGGTGGAAAGTGGGGCTGGGCGTGGCCGGCGTCGCGGCGGCCGCGCCGATCGCCTACAACCACCTGCACGACTACCAGCGCGCCCGCATCACCACCTTCCTCAATCCCGAGAACGATCCGCTCGGCGCCGGCTACAACATCATCCAGAGCAAGATCGCGCTCGGCTCGGGGGGGATGTGGGGAAAGGGCTACCTGCAGGGCACGCAGGGCCACCTGAACTTCCTGCCGGAGAAGCAGACCGACTTCATCTTCACCATGATCGCCGAGGAATTCGGGCTGGTGGGCGGGGTCGCGGTGCTGGTGCTGCTCGGGCTGATCATCCTGGGCGGGATGGCGATGGCGCTGCGTTGCCGCCACCAGTACGGGCGATTGGTGGCACTTGGCATCAGCATGAATTTCTTCATGTACGTGTTCGTGAACATCGCCATGGTGATGGGCGCGATCCCGGTGGGCGGGGTGCCGCTGCCGCTGGTCTCGCATGGCGGTTCGGCAATGATCACGGTGATGGCGGGATTCGGGCTGCTGCTGTCGGTGCACGTGCACCGCGACGTCGAATTCGGCGAGGGGCGGGACGAGGTGTAG
- a CDS encoding 2-isopropylmalate synthase, whose translation MSFTHPNFGTLDDSRIIIFDTTLRDGEQSPGFSMNLQEKLRMAEALAELGVDVIEAGFPIASPGDFESVQSIAKAIKGPVICGLARSGRADITRAGEAIAPAERKRIHTFISTSPLHMKYKLRMEPEAVLQAIHDSVTLARQYTDDVEWSAEDGSRTEPDFLCRATETAIRAGATTINIPDTVGYALPEDMARIFSMLRERVPGADRVIFSAHNHNDLGLAVANTVASIRAGARQVECTINGIGERAGNAALEEIVMALRTRHDAVLARPQVASEKILKTSRLLSAITGFDVQPNKAIVGRNAFAHESGIHQDGMLKNAATYEIMTPESVGWTKSNLVMGKHSGRAAFRDKLRSLGYGEIGDNQLNDAFRRFKELADRKKVVYDDDIAALVEDEVMREHDRIRFVSLDVRTGSKAKPSAELELEIDGVVHSGKETGDGPVDATFNAIRSLFAHDATLRLFSVGAITEGTDAQARVTVRLEEEGKMVDGQGADTDTIVAAARAYVHALNKLLVKRTRTEPEALSA comes from the coding sequence ATGTCCTTTACCCATCCCAATTTCGGCACGCTGGACGACAGCCGGATCATCATCTTCGACACCACGCTGCGTGACGGCGAGCAGTCGCCGGGCTTCTCCATGAACCTGCAGGAGAAGCTGCGCATGGCCGAGGCGCTGGCCGAACTGGGCGTGGACGTGATCGAGGCCGGCTTCCCGATCGCCTCCCCCGGTGACTTCGAAAGCGTCCAGTCGATCGCCAAGGCCATCAAGGGGCCGGTGATCTGCGGCCTGGCCCGCTCGGGCCGCGCCGACATCACCCGGGCCGGCGAGGCGATAGCGCCGGCCGAGCGCAAGCGCATCCACACCTTCATCAGCACCAGCCCGCTGCACATGAAGTACAAGCTGCGGATGGAGCCGGAGGCGGTGCTGCAGGCGATCCACGACAGCGTCACCCTGGCCCGGCAGTACACCGACGATGTGGAGTGGTCGGCCGAGGACGGCAGCCGCACCGAGCCGGATTTCCTGTGCCGCGCCACCGAGACCGCCATCCGGGCCGGGGCCACCACCATCAACATCCCGGACACGGTCGGCTACGCCCTGCCCGAGGACATGGCGCGCATCTTCAGCATGCTGCGCGAGCGCGTGCCCGGCGCCGACCGGGTGATCTTCTCCGCCCACAACCACAATGACCTGGGGCTGGCGGTCGCCAACACGGTGGCCTCGATCCGTGCCGGGGCGCGGCAGGTCGAGTGCACCATCAACGGCATCGGCGAGCGGGCCGGCAATGCGGCGCTGGAAGAGATCGTGATGGCGCTGCGCACCCGCCATGACGCGGTGCTGGCCCGGCCGCAGGTGGCGAGCGAGAAGATCCTGAAGACCTCGCGCCTGCTGTCGGCCATCACCGGCTTCGACGTCCAGCCCAACAAGGCGATCGTCGGTCGCAATGCGTTCGCCCACGAAAGCGGCATCCACCAGGATGGCATGCTGAAGAACGCCGCCACCTACGAGATCATGACCCCGGAGAGTGTCGGCTGGACCAAGTCCAACCTGGTCATGGGCAAGCATTCCGGCCGTGCCGCCTTCCGCGACAAGCTGCGGTCCCTGGGCTATGGCGAGATCGGCGACAACCAGTTGAACGACGCTTTCCGCCGGTTCAAGGAGCTGGCCGACCGCAAGAAGGTGGTCTACGACGACGACATTGCCGCCCTGGTCGAGGACGAGGTGATGCGCGAGCACGACCGCATCCGCTTCGTTTCGCTGGATGTGCGCACCGGCAGCAAGGCCAAGCCCAGCGCCGAGCTGGAGCTGGAAATCGACGGTGTGGTGCACAGTGGCAAGGAGACCGGCGACGGACCGGTGGACGCCACCTTCAACGCGATTCGTTCCTTGTTCGCGCATGATGCCACGCTGCGCCTGTTCTCGGTCGGTGCCATCACCGAGGGCACTGACGCGCAGGCGCGGGTCACGGTGCGTCTGGAGGAAGAAGGCAAGATGGTGGACGGCCAGGGTGCCGACACCGACACCATCGTCGCCGCCGCCCGGGCCTATGTGCATGCGCTCAACAAGCTGCTGGTCAAGCGCACGCGGACTGAGCCCGAAGCCCTGAGCGCCTGA
- the mrdA gene encoding penicillin-binding protein 2 produces MRREAQRTGVFTRRALLVATGQVGVLGLLGAKLYQVQVVEGARYATLAESNRISARLVAAPRGRVLDRFGVVAAGNELNWRALLVAEQTEDVSATLDNFSRIVPLADHERARIEREMRRHRRFVPISVREFLSWEEMARIEVNAPDLPGILVDVGTTRMYPFGPTLAHVIGYVAPPNENDVADDPMLSLPGLRIGRAGIEKWHDKPLRGRAGAVQLEVNAVGRVIRELDRQEGVKGQDIGLSIDTELQKAVLERLGDESASAVVMDCRTGEVLAMATNPSFDPTLFNSGVSQAQWAEWTRNRRAPLINKAVAGLYAPGSTFKMVVALAGLEAKVISPTDRINCPGHLDLGDTRFHCWRKGGHGLLDVRSAIKHSCDVFFYEVARRVGIDRIAAMANRFGLGVKLPIELPGARQGLVPTRAWRIGQGHPWNLGDTIVHGIGQGFLQLTPLSLAVMTSRIATGRAVQPHLTRSIGGVLQAGARPEDWPLLGIADRDLGIVRDGMWQVVNDGGGTATVARLAIPGVQLAGKTGSTQVRRVSREQREKGFKSETLAWEFRPHALFVAYAPYDAPRYAMAIVVEHGNAGAAAAAPVARDIMTVALTRDPLGRRDPSQRMADMPPKEPGR; encoded by the coding sequence ATGAGGCGCGAGGCACAGCGGACGGGAGTGTTTACCCGACGGGCCCTGCTGGTGGCGACGGGGCAGGTGGGGGTGCTGGGGCTGCTGGGGGCCAAGCTGTACCAGGTCCAGGTCGTCGAGGGCGCCCGCTACGCCACGCTCGCCGAAAGCAACCGGATCAGCGCACGCCTGGTGGCGGCCCCACGGGGACGGGTGCTGGACCGTTTCGGCGTCGTTGCGGCTGGCAACGAGCTGAACTGGCGGGCCTTGCTGGTGGCGGAGCAGACCGAGGACGTCTCCGCCACGCTCGACAATTTCTCCCGCATCGTGCCGCTGGCCGATCACGAACGGGCCCGCATCGAACGCGAGATGCGCCGGCACCGCCGCTTCGTGCCGATCTCGGTGCGCGAGTTCCTCTCCTGGGAAGAAATGGCGCGCATCGAGGTGAATGCGCCCGACCTGCCCGGCATCCTGGTCGATGTCGGCACCACGCGGATGTATCCGTTCGGCCCGACGCTTGCGCATGTCATCGGCTATGTCGCCCCGCCCAACGAGAACGATGTCGCCGATGATCCGATGCTGTCGCTGCCGGGCCTGCGCATCGGCCGCGCCGGCATCGAGAAATGGCACGACAAGCCCCTGCGCGGGCGGGCCGGGGCGGTGCAGCTCGAGGTCAACGCAGTCGGCCGGGTGATCCGCGAACTCGACCGGCAGGAAGGCGTGAAGGGCCAGGATATCGGCCTGAGCATCGATACCGAACTGCAGAAGGCGGTGCTGGAACGGCTCGGCGACGAGAGCGCCAGCGCCGTGGTGATGGATTGCCGCACCGGCGAGGTGCTGGCGATGGCGACCAATCCCTCGTTCGATCCGACCCTGTTCAATTCGGGCGTGTCGCAGGCGCAATGGGCGGAATGGACGCGCAATCGCCGGGCGCCGCTGATCAACAAGGCGGTCGCCGGCCTCTATGCGCCGGGCTCCACCTTCAAGATGGTGGTGGCGCTGGCGGGGCTGGAAGCGAAGGTGATCTCCCCCACCGACCGCATCAATTGCCCCGGGCACCTGGATCTCGGCGACACCCGCTTCCACTGCTGGCGCAAGGGCGGCCATGGGCTGCTCGACGTGCGCAGCGCGATCAAGCATTCCTGCGACGTCTTCTTCTACGAAGTGGCGCGGCGCGTCGGCATCGACCGCATCGCCGCGATGGCGAATCGTTTCGGCCTGGGCGTGAAGCTGCCGATCGAACTGCCGGGCGCGCGCCAGGGCCTGGTGCCGACCCGCGCCTGGCGCATCGGCCAGGGCCATCCGTGGAATCTCGGCGACACCATCGTGCATGGCATCGGCCAGGGGTTCCTGCAGCTGACGCCGCTGTCGCTCGCGGTGATGACCTCGCGCATCGCCACCGGCCGGGCGGTGCAGCCGCACCTGACCCGCAGCATCGGCGGCGTGCTGCAGGCCGGCGCGCGGCCCGAGGACTGGCCGCTGCTCGGCATCGCCGACCGTGACCTTGGGATCGTGCGCGACGGCATGTGGCAGGTGGTCAATGACGGCGGTGGCACCGCGACGGTGGCGCGGCTCGCGATCCCGGGCGTGCAGCTCGCCGGCAAGACCGGCTCGACGCAGGTGCGCCGGGTCTCACGCGAACAGCGCGAGAAGGGCTTCAAGTCGGAGACGCTCGCCTGGGAATTCCGGCCGCATGCGCTGTTCGTGGCCTATGCCCCGTATGACGCGCCGCGCTACGCGATGGCGATCGTGGTCGAGCACGGCAATGCCGGGGCCGCGGCGGCGGCGCCGGTGGCGCGCGACATCATGACCGTGGCGCTGACGCGCGACCCGCTGGGACGGCGCGATCCGTCGCAGCGCATGGCCGACATGCCCCCGAAGGAGCCGGGGCGGTGA
- a CDS encoding rod shape-determining protein, translating into MFSRLLGFMSADMAIDLGTANTLVYVKGRGIVLNEPSVVAIADVRGKKQVLAVGEEAKQMLGRTPGNIQAIRPLRDGVIADFEVAEEMIKHFINKVHNRRGFASPLIIVCVPSGSTAVERRAIQESAESAGARRVFLIEEPMAAAIGAGLPVTEPSGSMIVDIGGGTTEVAVISLGGIVYSRSVRVGGDKMDEAIINYIRRNHNLLIGESTAERIKIDIGAASLPYEDEEGPYREVRGRDLMNGVPREVVVSQHAIAESMAEPVNQIVEAVKVALENTPPELAADIVDKGIVLTGGGALLNRLDQVLRDSTGLPVMVAENPLQCVALGTGRALEETKRLRNVLTSMY; encoded by the coding sequence ATGTTCTCCCGGTTGCTCGGCTTCATGTCAGCCGACATGGCCATCGACCTCGGCACCGCGAACACGCTGGTGTACGTCAAGGGGCGCGGCATTGTGCTGAACGAGCCCAGCGTGGTGGCGATCGCCGATGTCCGCGGCAAGAAGCAGGTGCTCGCGGTCGGCGAGGAGGCCAAGCAGATGCTCGGCCGCACCCCCGGCAACATCCAGGCCATCCGGCCGCTGCGGGACGGCGTCATCGCCGATTTCGAGGTGGCCGAGGAGATGATCAAGCACTTCATCAACAAGGTGCATAATCGTCGCGGCTTCGCGTCCCCGCTGATCATCGTCTGCGTCCCCTCCGGGTCCACTGCGGTGGAACGCCGCGCCATCCAGGAAAGTGCGGAGAGCGCCGGCGCGCGCCGGGTGTTCCTGATCGAGGAGCCGATGGCGGCGGCGATCGGGGCCGGGCTGCCGGTCACCGAGCCCTCGGGCAGCATGATCGTGGACATCGGCGGCGGCACCACGGAAGTGGCGGTGATCTCGCTTGGCGGCATCGTCTATTCCCGCAGCGTGCGGGTCGGTGGCGACAAGATGGACGAGGCGATCATCAACTACATCCGCCGCAACCATAACCTGCTGATCGGCGAGAGCACCGCCGAGCGGATCAAGATCGACATCGGCGCCGCCTCCCTGCCGTACGAGGACGAGGAAGGCCCGTACCGCGAGGTGCGCGGCCGCGACCTGATGAACGGCGTGCCGCGCGAGGTGGTGGTCAGCCAGCATGCGATCGCCGAGAGCATGGCCGAGCCGGTCAACCAGATCGTCGAGGCGGTGAAGGTGGCGCTGGAGAACACCCCGCCCGAGCTGGCCGCCGACATCGTCGACAAGGGCATCGTGCTGACCGGTGGCGGCGCCCTGCTCAACCGGCTGGACCAGGTGCTGCGCGACTCTACCGGCCTGCCGGTGATGGTGGCCGAGAACCCGCTGCAATGCGTCGCCCTCGGCACCGGCCGCGCGCTCGAGGAAACCAAGCGCCTGCGCAACGTCCTGACGTCGATGTACTGA
- a CDS encoding NAD(P)-dependent oxidoreductase produces MHKLVFCRALHPEAMALLEAREDVSVTVLTHEFRGPPLQKELAAHIRDAFGIMVGLERVHEDLLATAQRLRVISRFGVGFDAIDIPACSKRGVLVSVANGANDLSVAEHTLMLMLMLARRAVEYDNSVRAGTWMIQTGRRMHELAGKRVLVVGYGRIGTRVARLCAAFGMQVMVTDPAFPTPRIAADGYIPAPDLWAALPEADIVTLHAPLDCTTRGMVNADFLERMKATAWLINTARGGLVDEAALAGALAGGIIEAAGIDVLVREPPMADNPLLKLPNVVLSPHNAAAPLECYAKMSHRAVMNLLDFIDGRLDPGYTVNPEVLGHPEGVG; encoded by the coding sequence ATGCACAAGCTGGTGTTTTGCCGCGCCTTGCATCCCGAGGCGATGGCCCTGCTGGAGGCGCGCGAGGACGTCTCGGTGACCGTCCTGACCCATGAATTCCGCGGCCCTCCCCTGCAGAAGGAACTGGCCGCGCATATCCGCGACGCCTTCGGCATCATGGTGGGGCTGGAACGGGTCCACGAGGACCTGCTGGCCACCGCCCAGCGGCTGCGGGTGATCAGCCGCTTCGGGGTCGGCTTCGACGCCATCGACATCCCGGCCTGCAGCAAGCGCGGCGTGCTGGTCAGCGTCGCCAACGGCGCCAATGACCTTTCGGTGGCCGAGCACACGCTGATGCTGATGCTGATGCTCGCCCGCCGGGCCGTCGAGTACGACAATTCCGTGCGAGCCGGGACCTGGATGATCCAGACCGGGCGGCGGATGCACGAACTGGCGGGCAAGCGGGTGCTGGTGGTGGGCTATGGCCGGATCGGCACCCGGGTGGCCCGGCTCTGTGCCGCCTTCGGCATGCAGGTGATGGTCACCGACCCCGCCTTCCCCACCCCCCGGATCGCCGCCGACGGCTACATCCCCGCCCCGGATCTGTGGGCGGCGCTGCCGGAGGCCGACATCGTCACCCTGCACGCGCCGCTGGACTGCACCACGCGGGGCATGGTCAACGCCGATTTCCTCGAGCGCATGAAGGCCACCGCCTGGCTGATCAACACCGCGCGCGGCGGGCTGGTGGACGAAGCGGCGCTGGCCGGGGCGCTCGCGGGCGGCATCATCGAAGCCGCCGGCATCGACGTGCTGGTGCGCGAGCCGCCGATGGCCGACAATCCGTTGCTGAAGCTGCCGAACGTGGTGCTGAGCCCGCACAACGCCGCCGCCCCGCTCGAGTGCTATGCCAAGATGTCGCACCGGGCGGTGATGAACCTGCTCGATTTCATCGATGGCCGCCTCGACCCAGGCTACACGGTGAACCCCGAAGTCCTGGGCCACCCCGAAGGCGTAGGCTAA
- the ilvN gene encoding acetolactate synthase small subunit: MPQDNTNSFRSATISVLVDNEPGILARVVGLFSGRGYNIDSLTVAPVEADGNRSRINIVTSGTEMVIEQIKAQLDRLVPVHRVADLSQDGPHLAREMMMIKVICPHKENGGYERAEALRLADAFRARVVDASTESFVFEMTGDTAKLDAFIELMRPLGLAEISRTGVAAIARGTRVI, from the coding sequence ATGCCTCAGGACAACACGAATTCGTTCCGGTCAGCGACCATTTCCGTGCTCGTGGACAACGAGCCGGGCATCCTGGCCCGCGTGGTCGGCCTGTTCTCGGGCCGCGGCTACAACATCGACAGCCTGACCGTGGCGCCGGTCGAGGCCGACGGCAACCGCAGCCGCATCAACATCGTCACCTCCGGCACCGAGATGGTGATCGAGCAGATCAAGGCGCAGCTCGACCGCCTGGTGCCGGTGCACCGGGTGGCGGATCTGTCCCAGGACGGTCCGCATCTCGCCCGCGAGATGATGATGATCAAGGTGATCTGCCCCCATAAGGAAAACGGCGGCTACGAGCGCGCCGAGGCGCTGCGGCTGGCCGACGCCTTCCGCGCCCGGGTGGTGGATGCCTCCACCGAAAGCTTCGTCTTCGAGATGACCGGTGATACCGCGAAGCTGGATGCCTTCATCGAGCTGATGCGCCCGCTGGGGCTTGCCGAGATCTCCCGAACCGGCGTAGCCGCCATCGCACGCGGCACGCGGGTGATCTGA
- a CDS encoding rod shape-determining protein MreD produces the protein MDREPGIRPRQSLGRRLDVVARRSFPVATTALLLLLTAGPLELPAQAQLQCAMVLGCVFFWSLFRPASMPPASVFALGLLADLLGFAPVGVSVLTLLITHGIAFHSRRVLARQGFLLVWMAFLGIAAGAAALQWGLISLLTFRLLPVGPAIFQAILSAGLYPPLAVLLTRSHVTLAEPARA, from the coding sequence ATGGACCGCGAGCCTGGCATCCGCCCGCGCCAGAGTCTCGGCCGACGGCTCGACGTGGTGGCCCGCCGCAGCTTCCCGGTGGCGACAACCGCACTGCTGCTGCTGCTGACCGCAGGGCCACTCGAATTGCCCGCCCAGGCCCAGTTGCAATGCGCCATGGTGCTCGGCTGCGTGTTCTTCTGGTCGCTGTTCCGCCCCGCCTCGATGCCCCCTGCTTCGGTGTTCGCACTGGGATTGCTTGCCGACCTGCTTGGCTTCGCGCCGGTCGGTGTTTCCGTGCTGACCTTGCTGATCACCCATGGCATCGCCTTCCATTCCCGCCGGGTGCTGGCACGTCAGGGATTCCTGCTGGTGTGGATGGCCTTCCTGGGCATCGCCGCCGGTGCGGCTGCCTTGCAATGGGGACTTATCTCGCTGCTGACCTTCCGCCTGCTGCCGGTGGGGCCGGCCATCTTCCAGGCCATCCTGTCGGCCGGGCTGTACCCGCCCCTGGCGGTGCTGCTGACCCGGTCCCACGTTACCCTTGCGGAACCGGCGCGAGCGTGA
- the ilvC gene encoding ketol-acid reductoisomerase: MRVYYDRDADVNLIKAKKVAIIGYGSQGHAHANNLKDSGVAEVVVGLRAGSSGVAKAEAAGLKVMDPAEAAKWADVVMVLTPDEGQGDLYRDKLAPNLRQGAALAFAHGLNIHFNLIEARPDLDVFMIAPKGPGHTVRSEYQRGGGVPCLVAVAQNPSGNALEIALSYASAIGGGRAGIIETTFKEECETDLFGEQAVLCGGLVELIRAGFETLVEAGYAPEMAYFECLHEVKLIVDLIYEGGIANMNYSVSNTAEYGEYVTGPRIITAETKAEMKRVLTDIQTGRFTRDWMLENKVNQANFKAMRRRNAEHPIEQVGEKLRGMMPWIAKNKLVDKSRN, translated from the coding sequence ATGCGCGTCTATTACGACCGCGACGCCGACGTGAACCTGATCAAGGCCAAGAAGGTCGCGATCATCGGCTACGGCAGCCAGGGCCATGCCCATGCCAACAACCTCAAGGACTCCGGCGTCGCCGAGGTGGTCGTGGGCCTGCGCGCGGGGTCCTCGGGCGTGGCCAAGGCCGAGGCCGCCGGCCTGAAGGTCATGGACCCGGCCGAGGCCGCCAAGTGGGCCGACGTGGTCATGGTGCTGACCCCCGATGAAGGGCAGGGCGACCTCTATCGCGACAAGCTGGCCCCGAACCTGCGCCAGGGCGCGGCGCTGGCCTTCGCCCACGGGTTGAACATCCACTTCAACCTGATCGAGGCGCGGCCTGACCTCGACGTGTTCATGATCGCGCCGAAGGGCCCTGGCCACACCGTGCGCAGCGAATACCAGCGCGGCGGCGGCGTGCCCTGCCTGGTGGCGGTGGCGCAGAACCCCTCGGGCAACGCGCTGGAGATCGCCCTCTCCTACGCCTCGGCGATCGGCGGCGGCCGCGCCGGCATCATCGAGACCACCTTCAAGGAAGAATGCGAAACCGACCTGTTCGGCGAGCAGGCAGTGCTCTGCGGCGGCCTGGTCGAACTGATCCGCGCCGGCTTCGAGACCCTGGTCGAAGCAGGCTACGCGCCGGAAATGGCGTATTTCGAGTGCCTGCACGAAGTGAAGCTGATCGTCGACCTCATCTACGAGGGCGGCATCGCCAACATGAACTACTCGGTGTCCAACACCGCCGAATACGGTGAATACGTCACCGGGCCGCGCATCATCACCGCCGAGACCAAGGCCGAGATGAAGCGCGTGCTGACCGATATCCAGACCGGCCGCTTCACCCGCGACTGGATGCTGGAGAACAAGGTGAACCAGGCCAACTTCAAGGCCATGCGCCGCCGCAACGCCGAACACCCGATCGAGCAGGTCGGCGAGAAGCTGCGCGGGATGATGCCCTGGATCGCCAAGAACAAGCTGGTGGACAAGAGCCGGAACTAA